The sequence ATCCCTTTATTATCCCTTACTATGGTTTCAACTGGGCATATATCAATACACACCCCACATTGATTACAAGTAGTGATAATTTCAGGACCATCTTCACTAATACGAATACATGATTTACTTGGGTCTTCAGTCTTAAAATACGCTTTAGAGCAAACATCTTCACAAGCATGACACTGGATACATAGGCTATCATCCTTAGCTAAATACTTCATAACTAATCCCCTCCCTGTATTTATTTTGTTAAAATTATATAACGAGACCATATTATCTAGTCCCCTAAATAAACATTGTAATCCCCCACACCATTAAACTGCAATTTTAAATTTTAGCTATAATTATAATTGTAACATTTTTTAGTATTTTTTCAATTAAAAATAATGATTTAGTACCAAAAAAATCCCCTTCTAACAATAGAAAGGGATTTCAGCTTGTAGACAAACCTAAGATAAAGTCATTGACCCTAGATGTGTATATTAAAAAGCAGTACAATTAATTCGAGGAGATAGACTTAAGAGCTGAATAGCTAAACGGAAGAAGGGGCGAGAAACAGGACGTTTCGAGAGCTCCACTGAACCATGGACGGTGAATTGGAGCGGTACCCTTCTGGAGTTTAGATAGAAGCCTTAAGTCTCGACGCAGAATTTTGTACAGCGTTTAATATGCGACATTCCTAAAAAATGACTTTGGCATCAGTCTAAAATCCCTTTCTAACAATAGAAAGGGATTTTCATTACATTTTACTGATCAATGGATCTCCAAAAGTCATTGGAAATATTCACTGCTTTAGCACTTCCACCTCTTAATTGTGCATTTTGGATCATTATAGTGGTTACTAGATCCTTTTTTTCATAGTCAAAGCTTACGTACCAACCAATTTGTTCTCCACCTTGTTCATTTAAATCTTTCTTCAGTTCAGCAGTACCTGTTTTGCCAGCAATTTTTCGACTATGACCGGGGTTTGACCTATTGGCAGAGCCACGATTATCCTCTACAACAGCAATTAATGAGTTAAGCACCTTATCTATTGTTTGGGTAGAAGCAATATTCTCACGATAAAACTCTGGTTCATTTCCTGAAATCAATCTAGGTTGAATCATGCTTCCATCATTTACAAATATAGAATACATTGCGGTCATATGTACTGGAGATACAAGAATCTGCCCTTGTCCGTAGCCTGTATCTGCTAACAAAACCTCAGTGTTTATTCCACTATTTGCAATTGCAGATGCATATATAGGAAACTCAAAGGGAATAGGTTCACCAAAGCCTAGCTTTTCGGCCCATGCTTCCATTTTATCATTACCTATACGTAAAGCTTGTTGGGCAAAGTAGATATTGTCAGATCTCATCATGGCTATATTTAAGTCCACTTGGCTTTCTGATTCGTTTACCCGTGTGATATGGTAACCCCCCCATGAGTTATTAGGTTGCCATCTTCGCCCACTGATGTTTATTTTTTCAGTAGGGTCTAATGTTTTTTCTTCAATACCCATTACAGCAGTAAAAGGTTTAAATATGGAACCTGGTGAGTATGTATTTTGAAAACGCCTCTCAAATAGAACAGTAGTGTCTTCCATAGCCATGGCCCTAGGGTCACGCAAGCCTAAATATCTTAGGTTAGAGTCAAATGCCGGTTCACTTACTAAGGCAAGGACTTCCCCTGTTGCGGGGTCCATAACAACACCAGCACCAATCTCACCATTTAGGGACTTTACCAACTTCCTTTGTATGTCAATATCTATTGTAAGATGAACATCCTCTCCATCAACGGAACTCCTTTCAGCTATAACCCTACCATTTTTCCCACTTTCATCGGTTACTGAAATGACAGCTCCTGGTGTTCCCCGTAGGGTTTCTTCAAAAACCAACTCCAAGTTATTTTTCCCTATAATAGACGTACTAGTATATCCCTGTCCTTGGCGGTTTTGTAGTTCCTCTGCCGTGATTGCGCCCATATGACCAATAAGGTGACCTGTAACATCACCACTTGGGTACTGTCTTCCGTCAATTTGACCCAAAAGAACACCTGGTATCGCAACTAGTTCCTTTGCCCTAGGATCATTGAGTGCCAAGTTTTGAATAGGCGCTGCCCAATCAGGACGATGGGGATATTGCTTCGCCAATTTCAAAACCTGTTCGTCATCTATACCTAATACCTTAGCAAATCTAATGGCAGTCTCTTCTAAATCCTCTGTGCTATTTGGCACGATGGAAACCTGATATAAACTTCCGTTTATAGCTAGGCCATT comes from Alkalicella caledoniensis and encodes:
- a CDS encoding penicillin-binding transpeptidase domain-containing protein; this encodes MKKIGIILCLILSMVIFAGCSSKVENPEDTLKEYLDNWSNQKYDEMFSRLNGESVMLIRNQEWAFDERYEKVYSDLRIDNITAVFEPVDFKGEKIDLEEITEIVYPVDITMDSLAGEIAYTTHIKMVKEKNDEDKENWKVVWHPTQLLTGLESPTDKLSVRTLLPQRGEIFDRNGNGLAINGSLYQVSIVPNSTEDLEETAIRFAKVLGIDDEQVLKLAKQYPHRPDWAAPIQNLALNDPRAKELVAIPGVLLGQIDGRQYPSGDVTGHLIGHMGAITAEELQNRQGQGYTSTSIIGKNNLELVFEETLRGTPGAVISVTDESGKNGRVIAERSSVDGEDVHLTIDIDIQRKLVKSLNGEIGAGVVMDPATGEVLALVSEPAFDSNLRYLGLRDPRAMAMEDTTVLFERRFQNTYSPGSIFKPFTAVMGIEEKTLDPTEKINISGRRWQPNNSWGGYHITRVNESESQVDLNIAMMRSDNIYFAQQALRIGNDKMEAWAEKLGFGEPIPFEFPIYASAIANSGINTEVLLADTGYGQGQILVSPVHMTAMYSIFVNDGSMIQPRLISGNEPEFYRENIASTQTIDKVLNSLIAVVEDNRGSANRSNPGHSRKIAGKTGTAELKKDLNEQGGEQIGWYVSFDYEKKDLVTTIMIQNAQLRGGSAKAVNISNDFWRSIDQ
- a CDS encoding 4Fe-4S binding protein, producing the protein MKYLAKDDSLCIQCHACEDVCSKAYFKTEDPSKSCIRISEDGPEIITTCNQCGVCIDICPVETIVRDNKGIVRIKKKDCVGCFMCVGFCPEEAMMQHDDYIEPFKCIACGLCTKQCPTNAIFITEKDEDKVAAK